The following proteins are co-located in the Megalops cyprinoides isolate fMegCyp1 chromosome 15, fMegCyp1.pri, whole genome shotgun sequence genome:
- the epcam gene encoding epithelial cell adhesion molecule: MKSVVLLLVVAFAAAASAQCTCKNMKWATCDGTPCQCSVMVGDGQSQVLDCEKLVPKCFLMKAEMYRAKKGLSTRTGGKPTEHAFVDNDGIYDPDCETTGVFKAKQCNNTEECWCVNSAGVRRTDKGDKNLKCEKLVETYWVRLELKHKPITGQLDKTKLKTGMENTMLERYGLPKNFVASVDYDKDGRLIVVDVKKDKNDKTQDLSRMAYYMEKDVKVLPLFQNPAKFEPSVEGQKLEMENILVYYVDAEPPTFTMKRLTGGVIAVIVVVSLAVIAGLLVLFFARRREQARYQKTQVRELDEMQKSLS, encoded by the exons GTACATGCAAGAACATGAAGTGGGCTACATGCGATGGGACCCCATGCCAGTGCAGTGTTATGGTTGGAGATGGACAGTCACAGGTCCTTGACTGTGAGAAAT TGGTCCCCAAGTGCTTCCTGATGAAGGCCGAGATGTACCGTGCCAAGAAGGGCCTGTCCACCCGCACAGGCGGGAAGCCCACTGAGCACGCCTTTGTGGACAACGACGGCATCTACGACCCCGACTGCGAAACCACTGGGGTCTTCAAAGCCAAGCAGTGCAACAACACGGAGGAGTGCTGGTGTGTCAACAGCGCCGGGGTGCGTCGCACGGACAAGGGTGACAAGAACCTCAAGTGTGAGAAGCTGGTGGAGACCTA CTGGGTCCGCCTTGAGCTCAAGCACAAGCCGATAACCGGTCAGCTGGACAAGACCAAGCTGAAGAC TGGTATGGAAAACACCATGCTGGAACGTTACGGCCTGCCAAAGAACTTTGTGGCTAGTGTGGAT TATGACAAGGATGGACGTCTCATTGTGGTAGATGTTAAGAAGGACAAGAATGACAAGACACAGGACCTCTCCCGCATGGCTTACTACATGGAGAAAGAT GTCAAAGTGCTGCCCCTGTTCCAAAACCCTGCGAAGTTCGAGCCAAGCGTGGAAGGACAGAAGCTGGAGATGGAGAACATCCTGGTGTACTATGTGGATGCCGAGCCCCCCACCTTCACCATGAAGAGGCTGACTGGAGGCGTCATTGCGGTCATCGTTGTGGTCAGCCTGGCAGTCATCGCTGGGCTGCTCGTGCTG TTCTTTGCCAGGAGACGCGAGCAGGCCAGGTACCAGAAGACGCAG GTCCGAGAGCTGGATGAGATGCAGAAGTCCCTGTCCTGA